One window of Triticum dicoccoides isolate Atlit2015 ecotype Zavitan chromosome 5A, WEW_v2.0, whole genome shotgun sequence genomic DNA carries:
- the LOC119301645 gene encoding transcription factor MYB36-like encodes MGRAPCCDKASVKKGPWAAEEDAVLRAYVAEHGTAGNWIALPRKIGLNRCGKSCRLRWLNYLRPNIRHGGFTGEEDRLICSLYASIGSRWSTIAAQLPGRTDNDVKNYWNTKLKRRLLGGGRRPIRYALPLPQQPRLLLMSPTGGGAASTALERMQLSVQRRHVGLQDTPGLPFYSNLWPAQQSVLSPAAGYSGFWSHIQTSTYPGRVNVQDHQRAWGSGGTTPLPTSPTGETAVGVGSSSSTPAASSVTFDGDMEDEIEMLLQQIGCLEEEDSRLLIGGEAGSAGSWSSCSTPGVDSVFQGYVQGHGQ; translated from the exons ATGGGCAGGGCGCCGTGCTGCGACAAGGCGAGCGTGAAGAAGGGCCcgtgggcggcggaggaggacgCCGTGCTCAGGGCCTACGTCGCCGAGCACGGCACCGCCGGCAACTGGATCGCGCTCCCCCGCAAGATCG GGCTCAACAGGTGCGGCAAGAGCTGCCGGCTGCGGTGGCTCAACTACCTCCGCCCCAACATCCGGCACGGCGGCTTCACCGGCGAGGAGGACCGGCTCATCTGCAGCCTCTACGCCAGCATCGGGAGCAGGTGGTCCACCATCGCCGCGCAGCTGCCGGGGAGGACGGACAACGACGTCAAGAACTACTGGAACACCAAGCTCAAGAGGCGCCTgctcggcggcggccgccgccccATCAGGTACGCGCTGCCGCTGCCGCAGCAGCCGCGCCTCCTCCTCATGAGCCCCACGGGTGGCGGCGCCGCCTCGACGGCGCTGGAGCGGATGCAGCTAAGCGTGCAGCGGCGCCACGTCGGCCTCCAAGACACGCCGGGGCTCCCCTTCTACAGCAACCTCTGGCCAGCCCAGCAGTCTGTACTCTCTCCTGCCGCTGGCTACTCCGGGTTCTGGTCTCATATCCAAACCAGTACCTACCCGGGCCGCGTTAACGTGCAAGATCATCAGCGCGCCTGGGGCAGCGGCGGCACCACGCCGCTGCCCACGAGTCCCACCGGCGAGACAGCGGTGGGCGTAGGGAGCTCGAGCTCGACACCGGCAGCGAGCTCCGTGACTTTCGACGGAGACATGGAGGACGAGATCGAGATGCTGCTCCAGCAGATAGGGTGCTTGGAGGAGGAAGACAGCCGCCTGCTGATCGGCGGCGAGGCGGGCAGCGCTGGTTCTTGGAGCTCCTGCTCTACCCCAGGAGTGGACTCAG